A region of Catenibacterium mitsuokai DNA encodes the following proteins:
- a CDS encoding PTS sugar transporter subunit IIC, with protein MNKLVDALSWVAMRCTQNKYLNAIKNTFQNYMPISLTGAVGMLWTNVLVNDHGGLGTVFPLIMDLKIFNPIFEALNYAAISCISIVIVLLLSSEIAQANGDHDIYPMIVSFLSWLIVTPHTIDGLHINVLLRTGNGALIQTKLSTFVHIPNYIGITLKDFAAEGISVTYTYSSGLFTAMFVAIIATELYHLLRNCDCLLIKLPSQVSTNQVLSFMNIVPTFLTCLIMSSISYLCILSTGHTLNTNIYNLIQLPLQLMAGDNLIAVLVLYLIISLFWIVGFHGKNLMSPVIESFYRPLLYINMGAFNAGFRGKDIPYVFNSSMFQMFGDIGGSGCTLGLVIYILVFSQRHDNRLVANISLFPSLVNINETVIFGMPIVLNPLLDIPFILAPLISLTVGYFLIQIGFCPHVIMEVPWVMPPILFGFLVTGGSIHGAISHLICICISLLVYAPFIYIYERKQKKEEYIY; from the coding sequence ATGAATAAATTAGTAGATGCTTTATCCTGGGTGGCTATGAGATGTACTCAGAATAAATACTTAAATGCAATTAAAAATACCTTCCAGAATTATATGCCAATATCTCTTACAGGTGCTGTTGGAATGCTTTGGACAAATGTATTAGTTAATGATCATGGGGGATTAGGTACTGTTTTTCCACTTATTATGGATTTAAAAATTTTTAATCCAATCTTTGAAGCATTGAATTATGCAGCAATTTCATGTATCTCTATCGTAATTGTATTATTATTATCTAGTGAAATTGCCCAGGCAAATGGGGATCATGATATTTATCCCATGATTGTCAGTTTTTTAAGCTGGTTGATTGTCACACCACATACAATAGATGGTTTACATATCAATGTGCTATTACGTACAGGTAATGGAGCACTTATTCAAACAAAACTATCTACTTTTGTCCATATTCCAAATTATATAGGAATCACGCTTAAAGACTTTGCGGCAGAGGGAATAAGTGTTACTTATACATATTCATCAGGACTCTTTACCGCGATGTTTGTCGCTATAATTGCGACAGAACTCTATCATTTATTAAGAAACTGCGATTGTCTCTTAATTAAGCTTCCTAGTCAGGTTTCTACCAATCAGGTATTATCATTCATGAATATTGTTCCTACGTTCTTGACATGCTTAATTATGAGTTCTATCTCTTATCTTTGTATCCTAAGCACAGGTCATACACTTAATACAAATATATATAATCTGATACAGCTTCCGTTACAGCTGATGGCAGGGGATAATTTAATTGCGGTTCTTGTTTTGTATCTTATTATCTCATTGTTCTGGATTGTTGGCTTCCATGGGAAGAACCTTATGTCGCCTGTCATTGAATCGTTTTATAGACCATTACTCTATATTAATATGGGAGCATTTAATGCGGGGTTCAGAGGAAAAGATATACCCTATGTATTCAATTCATCGATGTTTCAGATGTTTGGAGATATTGGCGGCTCAGGATGTACATTAGGGCTTGTGATATATATACTTGTTTTTTCTCAAAGACATGATAATCGTCTAGTAGCAAATATTTCTTTATTCCCAAGTTTAGTGAATATCAATGAAACAGTGATCTTTGGTATGCCTATTGTGCTTAATCCTCTATTAGATATTCCTTTTATTCTTGCACCACTTATCTCTCTTACAGTGGGATATTTCCTTATTCAAATAGGATTCTGTCCACATGTGATCATGGAGGTACCTTGGGTTATGCCACCTATTTTATTTGGCTTCTTAGTTACCGGAGGAAGTATCCATGGGGCAATATCACATCTCATATGTATATGTATCTCATTACTTGTGTATGCGCCATTTATTTATATATATGAGAGAAAACAGAAGAAAGAAGAATATATCTATTAA
- a CDS encoding YitT family protein produces MLYEKEIQQKRSIKALKSFACVILASCLMAFNIKTFVRAGELVPGGITGMTLLIQRIMLKYANITVPYSVLNISLNAIPAIIGFKLISKRFTGYSVLMIVLNSFLVDLIPSYKVTTDPLLIALFGGLLNGLAISIALYGKASSGGTDFIAVYIHRKWNISSWNIILGFNIILLLTSGMLFGFEASLYSIVFQFVSTQAIDTFHKSDQQMTLFIISNKADELERELLVKTHHGMTRFTGEGSHTHEDRVMLYTVVSAAEVNDVYEIIKSIDKQAFVNIVKTNAVKGRFYQEPID; encoded by the coding sequence ATGTTATATGAAAAGGAAATCCAACAAAAAAGATCAATAAAAGCCCTCAAATCATTCGCATGCGTTATTCTTGCATCATGTTTAATGGCCTTTAATATTAAGACATTTGTACGTGCTGGTGAATTAGTCCCTGGTGGTATTACCGGTATGACTCTATTAATACAGAGAATAATGTTAAAGTATGCTAACATTACTGTTCCTTATTCTGTGCTTAATATTTCATTAAACGCGATACCAGCTATTATTGGTTTTAAACTTATTTCAAAACGATTTACTGGTTATAGTGTATTAATGATTGTTTTAAACTCATTCTTAGTTGATTTGATTCCTTCTTATAAGGTGACAACTGATCCATTACTCATTGCTTTATTTGGTGGTTTATTAAATGGTTTAGCTATTTCTATTGCCTTATATGGTAAAGCAAGTTCCGGAGGAACAGACTTTATTGCAGTCTATATTCATCGTAAGTGGAATATTTCTTCTTGGAATATCATTCTAGGATTTAATATTATTCTATTATTAACTTCTGGAATGTTATTTGGATTTGAAGCATCTCTTTATTCTATTGTCTTCCAGTTCGTATCTACTCAGGCAATAGATACTTTCCACAAATCAGATCAGCAGATGACTTTATTCATCATATCTAATAAAGCAGATGAATTAGAAAGAGAATTATTAGTTAAGACACATCATGGTATGACTCGTTTTACTGGTGAAGGATCTCATACACATGAAGATCGTGTCATGTTATATACAGTCGTCAGTGCCGCAGAAGTCAATGATGTTTATGAAATTATTAAAAGTATTGATAAACAGGCTTTCGTTAATATAGTCAAAACAAATGCTGTAAAAGGAAGGTTCTATCAGGAACCTATTGATTAA
- the pstA gene encoding phosphate ABC transporter permease PstA, translated as MDKADSKKVSATSPLKEVNAVDRTLYHKKKRIGDTILRGLIYLCAGFSSILILVIIGYVFSKAIPHFHFKNLIEPMSQLMNPEGLLGNIINTLYIVVGTLLFACPIGIGAAIYLNEYAKNKKFVAAVSFTTEVLSGIPSIIFGLFGMIFFGEMLHLGYSVINGCFTLTILILPIIIRNTQVALESVPSSYREAALGIGSTKWYMIRTVILPSAMPGILTGVILGMGRIVAESAALLFTAGSGYFMPRGFFTHLMESGGTLTIQLYMAMSNAEYGQAFVIAMILIILVLIMNFIAKWLSSKFNVEKAK; from the coding sequence ATGGATAAAGCAGATTCTAAAAAAGTATCAGCTACGTCTCCATTAAAGGAAGTGAACGCTGTGGATAGAACGTTATATCATAAAAAGAAAAGAATAGGAGACACTATACTACGTGGACTTATTTATCTATGTGCTGGTTTCTCTAGTATCTTAATTCTTGTCATTATTGGTTATGTATTTTCAAAAGCCATCCCACATTTCCATTTCAAGAATTTAATTGAACCAATGAGTCAGTTAATGAACCCTGAAGGTTTATTAGGTAATATCATCAATACTCTTTATATTGTCGTAGGTACATTATTATTTGCCTGCCCAATTGGTATTGGTGCTGCCATCTACTTAAATGAATATGCAAAAAATAAGAAGTTCGTTGCAGCTGTCTCATTTACAACAGAAGTATTATCAGGTATTCCATCAATTATCTTTGGACTATTTGGTATGATCTTCTTTGGTGAAATGCTTCATTTAGGATATTCAGTCATAAATGGATGTTTCACACTAACTATTCTTATCTTACCAATTATTATTAGAAACACTCAGGTTGCCTTAGAATCAGTTCCTTCTTCATATCGTGAAGCTGCATTAGGTATTGGTTCAACTAAGTGGTATATGATTCGTACTGTTATTCTTCCAAGTGCTATGCCTGGAATCTTAACGGGTGTGATTCTTGGTATGGGTCGTATTGTGGCTGAATCAGCTGCCTTATTATTTACAGCAGGTAGTGGTTATTTTATGCCAAGAGGATTCTTTACGCACTTGATGGAAAGTGGTGGAACACTTACTATCCAGCTTTATATGGCAATGAGTAATGCGGAATATGGACAGGCCTTTGTGATTGCGATGATCTTGATTATTCTTGTATTAATCATGAACTTTATCGCTAAATGGCTATCAAGTAAGTTTAATGTAGAAAAAGCAAAATAA
- the pstC gene encoding phosphate ABC transporter permease subunit PstC yields MLNSIVGTNKSRQASEKAAALIVSVCAAFSIVAVVAITAYMIYSGTPALAKVGIGNILLKTEWVPSQGKFGILYIILTSIVGTLLAVLIAIPVGLFTAAALSEMVTGTPKKIMKAAIELLAGIPSVVYGLLGILIINPQMYKLEKFFYHTSHSHQFTGGANLIAAIIVLVIMILPTLINVSETALETVPNHLRLSSYALGATKIQTIFKVVIPAAKNGIMSAIVLGVGRAIGEAMAILLVAGNAVNLPAPFNSVRFLTTAIVSEMSYSSGVHRQVLFTIGLVLFIFIMIINIVLMKILKKGEENG; encoded by the coding sequence GTGCTAAATAGCATTGTCGGTACCAATAAAAGTAGACAAGCATCAGAAAAGGCAGCCGCATTAATCGTTAGTGTATGTGCTGCTTTTTCAATAGTTGCAGTCGTCGCTATTACTGCCTACATGATCTATAGCGGCACACCTGCACTTGCTAAGGTTGGTATCGGAAATATCTTATTGAAAACAGAATGGGTTCCTTCTCAAGGAAAGTTCGGTATTCTTTACATCATCTTAACTTCTATTGTTGGTACTTTACTTGCAGTCTTAATCGCAATACCTGTTGGTTTATTTACTGCAGCCGCATTAAGTGAAATGGTCACTGGTACTCCAAAGAAGATTATGAAAGCAGCTATTGAATTATTAGCTGGTATTCCATCCGTTGTTTATGGATTACTTGGTATCTTGATCATCAACCCACAGATGTATAAGTTAGAAAAGTTTTTTTATCATACATCTCATTCACATCAGTTCACTGGTGGGGCAAACCTCATTGCCGCAATTATTGTATTAGTAATCATGATCTTACCAACATTAATCAATGTCTCTGAAACAGCTCTTGAAACTGTTCCAAATCATTTAAGATTAAGCTCTTATGCACTTGGTGCAACTAAAATTCAGACAATCTTTAAAGTCGTTATTCCAGCGGCTAAGAATGGAATCATGAGTGCCATTGTATTAGGTGTTGGACGTGCTATTGGTGAAGCAATGGCTATCTTACTTGTTGCAGGTAATGCTGTTAATTTACCAGCACCATTCAATTCAGTACGTTTCTTAACAACCGCTATCGTATCTGAAATGTCCTACTCAAGTGGTGTACATAGACAAGTATTATTTACAATCGGCTTAGTATTATTCATCTTCATTATGATTATCAATATCGTATTAATGAAGATTCTAAAGAAGGGTGAAGAAAATGGATAA
- a CDS encoding phosphate ABC transporter substrate-binding protein has product MKKILTLVLTCVLAFSLAGCGGSKDSSTAGSGDLSGKISLDGSTSMEKFVTALGESFKEKNPNVTVEAQFTGSSAGISSVLNGKADIGDSSRALTDEEKSQGLEENIVAIDGIAVAVNKNNTVKNVTKEQLTKIYTGEITNWKELGGKDEKIVVIGREAASGTRGAFEELLEVKDKCQYAQELDNTGAVVAKCASIEGAIGYVSLDAVDKSINTLQLDGVDCTVKNIKAGKYALQRPFVMATKGKIEKQSKLVQALFDYIDSDEGQAIIKKVGLISAK; this is encoded by the coding sequence ATGAAAAAAATATTGACGCTTGTACTTACATGTGTACTTGCATTCTCACTTGCTGGTTGTGGAGGATCTAAAGATTCTTCAACGGCTGGTTCAGGAGATTTATCAGGAAAGATCTCACTTGATGGTTCTACATCAATGGAAAAATTCGTTACTGCTCTAGGCGAATCTTTCAAAGAAAAGAACCCTAACGTTACAGTTGAAGCTCAGTTCACAGGTTCATCGGCTGGTATCTCTTCAGTATTAAATGGTAAAGCTGATATCGGTGATTCATCAAGAGCATTAACTGATGAAGAAAAGAGCCAGGGGCTTGAAGAAAACATCGTAGCTATTGATGGTATCGCAGTTGCGGTTAATAAAAATAATACTGTTAAGAATGTAACTAAAGAACAGTTAACTAAGATTTATACTGGTGAAATCACTAACTGGAAAGAACTTGGTGGTAAAGACGAAAAGATCGTTGTTATTGGTAGAGAAGCGGCTTCTGGTACGAGAGGTGCATTTGAAGAATTATTAGAAGTAAAAGATAAATGTCAGTATGCACAGGAATTAGATAATACTGGTGCAGTTGTGGCAAAATGTGCTTCTATTGAAGGTGCTATTGGTTATGTATCACTCGATGCAGTTGATAAATCAATCAACACATTACAGTTAGATGGTGTTGATTGTACAGTTAAGAACATTAAAGCTGGTAAATATGCATTACAGAGACCATTTGTAATGGCTACTAAAGGTAAAATTGAAAAGCAGTCTAAATTAGTTCAGGCATTATTCGATTACATTGATAGTGATGAAGGGCAGGCTATCATTAAAAAAGTAGGTCTAATCAGTGCTAAATAG
- the phoU gene encoding phosphate signaling complex protein PhoU, with product MRSRFDRELDTLNVDLQKMSGLVENALENTIAAFQNKNTKLAKEVMENDRMINDMERSIESICFKLMLRQQPVARDLRIVTTALKIVTDLERIGDQCSDICEIILDLSGDHIYRTVEHIPDMLKTAKEMVHKSIEAFVEGDVDKAHNISRMDDDIDALFLDIKNEIIQIMKENSENADDCLDYFMIAKYLERIGDHASNICEWLDFMETGSINQQRII from the coding sequence ATGAGAAGTCGTTTTGATCGAGAACTAGATACGCTTAATGTAGATCTTCAAAAGATGAGTGGTCTTGTAGAAAATGCATTAGAAAATACTATTGCTGCATTTCAAAACAAGAACACTAAGCTTGCGAAAGAAGTTATGGAAAATGATCGTATGATCAATGATATGGAACGTTCTATTGAGTCTATTTGTTTTAAATTAATGTTAAGACAGCAGCCAGTGGCAAGAGATTTACGTATTGTGACTACTGCTTTAAAGATTGTCACTGATCTAGAAAGAATTGGTGACCAGTGTTCTGATATTTGTGAAATTATCTTAGATTTATCTGGTGATCATATTTATAGAACAGTAGAACATATTCCAGATATGTTAAAGACTGCAAAAGAAATGGTACATAAGTCTATTGAAGCTTTTGTAGAAGGTGATGTAGATAAAGCACATAACATTTCTAGAATGGATGATGATATTGATGCATTATTCTTGGATATTAAAAATGAAATCATCCAGATTATGAAAGAAAATAGTGAAAATGCAGATGACTGTTTAGATTACTTCATGATTGCTAAATATCTTGAAAGAATTGGTGATCATGCATCTAATATCTGTGAATGGTTAGACTTCATGGAAACAGGATCTATCAACCAGCAGCGTATTATTTAA
- a CDS encoding sensor histidine kinase: MRQSILRYFISLLLVSLCICSATSIFIISGSMKEDSEREMMYSVKLIEYNLDYSGDLNKQIETLNPLAFSDDTRISVIDEKGKVLADTYKDDISSNHIKREEVQEALHSSNHEGYAMRRSETTNQPLLYAAYYKDTHIIRLSIPYSGVWGYFPELAPAFAISILISILFSYIVARKLSKRVTQPLTEISESLNNMTEDYRFKLPTTDYEEFTPIIDTLENLSHRLRKSMRETRFEQDKINAILRKMEEGFILLDENGMILSVNDSAIKILGPLKEKDNLVDHISYPNLINALNSASKKQRIELKIHDFDYQCAISRLPFGTALFFVDITAMKNSQKMREEFFSSVSHELKTPITAIRGYSELLSQGFINDENQKKMMLSKIQTEVTNMSSLINDILMLSRLDSDDLIVEKVPVKMQALMKDISQDYEGLLLKYNVELHTDVDPITYIGNGSQIETLISNLVSNAIKYNKEDGHVYVHIYSKEDNMFIEVKDTGIGIPLADQGRVFERFYRVDKGRSRIKGGTGLGLAIVKHIVSYNKGTVKLHSQLGEGTCITITLPNKS, from the coding sequence ATGAGACAATCTATATTAAGATATTTTATCTCTTTATTATTAGTATCTCTATGTATCTGTAGTGCAACGAGTATATTTATTATTTCTGGTTCAATGAAAGAGGATTCCGAAAGAGAAATGATGTATTCTGTTAAATTAATAGAATATAACTTAGATTACTCGGGTGATTTAAATAAACAGATAGAAACATTGAATCCACTTGCTTTCTCTGATGATACAAGAATATCTGTCATAGATGAAAAAGGTAAAGTTCTTGCAGATACATACAAGGATGATATTTCTTCTAATCATATAAAAAGAGAAGAAGTGCAGGAAGCACTTCATTCTTCAAATCATGAGGGGTATGCAATGAGACGTTCTGAGACAACCAATCAGCCACTTCTCTATGCTGCATATTATAAAGATACCCACATTATAAGATTGTCCATCCCTTATTCAGGTGTATGGGGTTATTTCCCAGAACTTGCTCCTGCATTTGCGATTTCTATACTAATCAGTATATTATTTTCATACATAGTTGCACGTAAACTCTCTAAGAGAGTCACTCAGCCTTTGACAGAAATCAGTGAGTCTCTTAATAATATGACTGAAGATTATCGTTTTAAACTTCCAACAACAGATTATGAAGAATTTACACCTATTATTGATACACTAGAAAATCTCTCTCATCGATTAAGAAAATCTATGAGAGAGACAAGATTTGAACAAGATAAGATCAATGCGATATTAAGAAAGATGGAGGAAGGCTTTATCTTACTTGATGAGAATGGCATGATCTTAAGTGTCAATGATAGTGCTATAAAGATTCTAGGACCTTTAAAAGAGAAGGACAATTTAGTTGATCATATCTCTTATCCAAATCTTATAAATGCGTTAAATAGTGCTTCTAAAAAACAACGTATAGAATTAAAGATTCATGATTTTGATTACCAATGTGCAATCTCCCGCCTTCCATTTGGTACAGCACTCTTCTTTGTAGATATTACCGCAATGAAGAACTCACAAAAGATGAGAGAAGAATTCTTCTCTAGTGTATCTCATGAATTAAAAACACCTATTACCGCTATTAGAGGTTACAGTGAATTATTATCACAAGGATTCATCAATGATGAAAATCAGAAGAAGATGATGCTTTCTAAGATTCAAACTGAAGTGACTAATATGTCTTCTTTAATTAATGATATCTTGATGTTATCTAGACTAGATAGTGATGATTTGATTGTAGAAAAAGTTCCTGTTAAGATGCAGGCATTAATGAAGGACATCTCACAAGATTATGAAGGTTTATTATTGAAATACAATGTAGAGCTTCATACAGATGTTGATCCTATTACTTATATTGGAAATGGGTCTCAGATAGAGACATTGATTTCTAATCTAGTAAGTAATGCGATTAAATACAATAAAGAAGATGGTCATGTTTATGTTCATATTTATAGTAAAGAAGATAATATGTTCATTGAAGTCAAGGATACAGGTATTGGTATACCACTTGCAGATCAAGGACGTGTCTTTGAAAGATTTTATCGTGTTGATAAGGGACGTAGTAGAATCAAAGGTGGTACTGGATTGGGACTTGCGATTGTTAAGCATATTGTTTCTTATAATAAAGGAACAGTGAAATTACATAGTCAATTAGGAGAAGGTACTTGTATTACGATTACTCTTCCTAACAAATCATAA
- a CDS encoding inositol monophosphatase family protein: MNYDVNYIKEVLYHAGEYIMGQLRDDSIYSKGKDDYVTEIDLIVQDQIKTCLMDKYPDVQFMSEEQINEVDFSQPCWVLDPIDGTTNLIHDYHCSVISLALLENGEPTIGLIYNPYMGELFYGIKGQGAYLNEHRIHVSHQENLSSSLVAVGTSPYYKDDEMLDKNFYTIKEVMKHCSDIRRSGSCALDIAWTACGRVEAYLERRVKLWDYAAGKVILEEAGGILCDYRGHPIKNQLITNLVVGKENVVHDLISQCINK; the protein is encoded by the coding sequence ATGAATTATGATGTCAATTATATAAAAGAAGTGCTTTATCATGCTGGTGAATATATTATGGGGCAGTTAAGGGATGATTCAATCTATTCTAAAGGGAAAGATGATTATGTAACCGAAATAGACCTCATTGTACAGGATCAGATTAAGACATGTTTAATGGATAAATATCCTGATGTACAGTTCATGAGCGAAGAACAGATCAATGAAGTGGATTTCAGTCAACCATGCTGGGTATTAGATCCAATAGATGGTACAACAAATCTTATTCATGATTACCATTGCAGTGTTATCTCGTTAGCATTGTTGGAAAATGGTGAACCAACAATAGGGTTGATTTATAACCCTTATATGGGTGAGCTGTTTTATGGTATTAAAGGACAAGGTGCGTATCTGAATGAACATCGTATTCATGTAAGCCATCAAGAGAACCTCTCATCAAGCTTAGTGGCTGTAGGAACAAGTCCTTATTATAAAGATGATGAAATGCTGGATAAGAACTTCTATACGATTAAGGAAGTTATGAAACATTGTTCTGATATACGTCGTAGTGGTTCTTGTGCATTAGATATTGCATGGACAGCGTGTGGGCGTGTAGAGGCTTATTTAGAACGTCGTGTCAAATTATGGGACTATGCTGCTGGTAAGGTGATATTAGAAGAAGCTGGCGGTATACTATGTGATTATCGTGGACATCCAATTAAAAACCAATTAATCACAAATTTAGTTGTAGGCAAAGAAAACGTTGTTCACGATCTGATATCTCAATGTATTAATAAGTAG
- the pstB gene encoding phosphate ABC transporter ATP-binding protein PstB: MNKMEIKNLNLWYGEKHALKNTSLDIPEHKITAFIGPSGCGKSTFLKTLNRMQDYVKGVKITGQVTLDGEDIFDPRVDTTLLRKKVGMVFQQPNPFPMSIFDNIAYGPRIHGIKNHAELEKIVIRSLKQAALYDEIADRLDTSALGLSGGQQQRLCIARCLAVNPDVILLDEPTSALDPISTSKIEDLLMDLKKDYTIVIVTHNMQQASRIADNTAFFLQGEIIETGDTEKIFSFPQDKRTEDYITGRFG; encoded by the coding sequence ATGAATAAAATGGAAATTAAGAATTTAAATCTATGGTATGGTGAAAAGCATGCCTTAAAGAATACAAGTCTAGATATCCCAGAACATAAGATTACAGCGTTCATCGGTCCTTCTGGATGTGGTAAATCTACATTCCTTAAAACATTAAACCGCATGCAGGATTATGTAAAAGGGGTAAAGATTACTGGACAGGTGACATTGGATGGTGAAGACATCTTTGATCCTAGAGTAGATACAACTTTATTGAGAAAGAAAGTAGGTATGGTATTCCAGCAGCCAAACCCATTCCCAATGAGTATTTTTGATAACATTGCCTATGGACCTAGAATTCATGGGATTAAGAATCATGCTGAATTAGAAAAGATTGTGATTAGATCATTAAAGCAGGCTGCTTTATATGATGAAATTGCAGATCGTCTCGATACAAGTGCATTAGGTTTATCTGGGGGTCAGCAGCAGAGATTATGTATTGCAAGATGTTTAGCTGTTAACCCAGATGTTATCTTATTGGATGAACCTACAAGTGCCTTAGACCCAATTTCTACATCTAAGATTGAAGATTTATTAATGGATCTTAAGAAAGATTATACAATTGTGATTGTGACACATAACATGCAGCAGGCTTCACGTATTGCAGACAATACCGCATTCTTCTTACAGGGTGAAATCATTGAAACGGGTGATACAGAAAAGATCTTCTCATTCCCTCAAGATAAGAGAACAGAAGATTATATTACTGGTAGATTCGGTTAA
- a CDS encoding response regulator transcription factor, translating to MSERIYVIEDDENIQEIIKLSLESSGYQITLFNNAIDAIVAIHEDTPDLAIFDVMLPELDGISAIKQIRKTNTTLPILILSAKDREIDKVRGLDSGCDDYMTKPFGVLELAARVRSLLRRSQHHSKVIKTTSLEIDKSKHIILKQGEKLELTHKEYQLLLYLVENKERVVEREELLNNIWGYDFVGESRALDVHIRSLRAKLGDDGHHYIKTIRSVGYRFIEDGQ from the coding sequence ATGAGCGAACGTATATATGTAATAGAAGATGATGAGAATATTCAGGAAATTATCAAGTTATCTCTTGAATCAAGTGGGTATCAAATTACCCTCTTTAATAATGCGATAGATGCAATTGTCGCAATTCATGAAGATACACCTGATCTTGCGATATTTGATGTCATGTTACCAGAATTAGATGGTATTTCAGCTATTAAACAGATTAGAAAGACTAATACAACTTTACCTATCTTAATTCTATCCGCAAAGGATCGTGAAATAGATAAGGTAAGAGGTTTAGATTCAGGCTGTGATGATTATATGACGAAACCATTTGGAGTGCTGGAACTTGCTGCACGTGTTCGCTCATTACTTAGAAGAAGTCAGCACCATTCAAAGGTTATTAAAACTACATCTTTAGAAATTGATAAATCGAAACATATTATTTTAAAGCAGGGTGAAAAACTTGAATTAACTCATAAAGAGTATCAGTTATTACTCTATTTAGTAGAAAACAAAGAACGTGTTGTAGAAAGAGAAGAACTCTTAAATAATATCTGGGGTTATGATTTTGTAGGCGAATCAAGAGCCTTAGATGTTCATATTCGTTCTTTACGTGCAAAACTTGGTGATGATGGACATCATTATATTAAGACAATCAGAAGTGTAGGTTATCGTTTTATTGAGGACGGACAATAA